The Methylobacterium durans nucleotide sequence CGCGGGATATCGGGCTAGGCTTGCGCGGGGCTTTTCGAGCCGCGGGCCCGGTTCGCGGACGGCCGCGTTCGGCCTCAGCCCGATCGCGCTCCGAGGTGCTCCCACCACCAGTTGAAGACGTCGAGGCTCGTCCGCTCGGATTCGCGCGCCGCCTTCACCTGCTCGGCGCGGAATTCGCTCGCTGTCATGCCGAACTGGGCGCGGAAGCTCCGGCTGAAATGCGCCTCGCTCTGGAAGCCGAACTCGGCCGCGAGCCGCGAGAGGAGGCGGGTCTCCAGCGGGTCGCTCAGCGCCGCCCGCACGGCGAGCAGGCGCCGCTCCTGCACGGAGCGCATGATGCCGCCGTAGGGCGCGAACAGGCGGTAGAGGCCCGCTCGGGAGATGCCCAGCCGGTTCGCCAGCCATTCCGGCGACAGGTCGGGCGAGGCGAGGTTGGCGCGGATCGCCTGCTCGGCGAGCGCGAGATGGCTCGCCTCGAGGGCCGGCGTCTCCAGGTGATCCGTCGCGGAGGTCGGTTCGAGCAGGGTCGAGATCACCCCCAGCGTGTGCTCGGCCACGCCGCCCGCCTCCGCCTCGTCGAGCTGGGCGCTCCGCTCGCGCAGGGCCGTCAGGTGGGCCGCGAACAGGCGGTTGCGGGCGGGGTCCAGGCGCGGCGGCAGCGGGCCGCCGTCGAGGCCGGGCAGCAGGCTGCGCGGCACGATCAGCGAGATCGTGTCCGAGGATGCGGCAAGGGTGCTGACCTCGTGGCGAAGGTCGATGATGGCGACCTGGGACGACCAGATCGTGGTCTCGTGCCCCGTGATGGAGCCGTTGAAGCCGCCGACATTGTAGAGATGGAACAGGAAATGGTCCGGCGTCCGCTCGATCAGGGCGCGGTCGCGGCGGAAGCTCTGAGCCGTGAAGGTCACCCGCGCGACGATCATGTCGCCGACGACGACGCCGCTCGCCGAGCCGGTCGGATATTGATGGCTCGGATGGAAGGCGCGCGGCTCGAAGAGTGCGCCGACGACACCTTTCCAGATCTCGTAGGCCTGCGCGTTGGGCAGGCCGGTCGTCAGGTAGTCCAGGCGCGGCAGGGTGGACACGCGGCGTTGAGACCTTCGGGAGCTTGGTCCGGGACGGGCGCCCGGCGGGATCGATCATGACGGGAACGGACCGGCGCGTGGCGGCTGATCCGCCCCGTCCCGATCCTGCCTCTCCGCGCCGCCGCACGCGCCTGCGGCGGACACGGTTCCGAAGCCGGACGGTGCGAGAAAGTTCCCGGTCTCGGAGGGCTCATTGGGCCAAACCGGCCGCCCGGGTCAACTGTGAATGCGGACCTTTCACATGTCTAATTCTAAACACAATGCCTCTTCCATCGATGAGAGCCGCGTGAAAATTGACCAATGCAGCGGGTGTTCGGTCAAGATCGATTTCTGGAAATGTAAATGCGTAGGATGTGCGGATGTCTTGCCGAAAGATCTCGTATCCGCCGCTGCTCGGGTGCGGTCCGCTTCGCGTGTTGCCTGTGCATCACCGGCGAATTCTGGACAGGCAGGGCTGACCTTGCCGCGGTGACGGCTCCGCGCCCGGCGCGGAACGGTCGCGCGGAGGCGCCGCACCTCTCGGTCCTCGGCCGTGGGGAACATACTGGAAGTTGCAGAGTCGCCCTTCCGGGAACCCAAACCGGAAAGGCGCTGCCCATGTTCATGAGGATCGACCGTCTCCAGGCCGAGCTGCCTCAGCCGAAGAAGCCCGACCCCAACGCCGCTGCCGCCCTGCAGGAGCTGCTCGGCGGCAAGTACGGGGAGATGTCCACCCTCGGAAACTACATGTTCCAGAGCTTCAATTTCCGGGACAAGTCGAAGTTGCGCCCGTTCTACAGCCTGGTTTCGAGCATCTTCGCGGAGGAGCTCGGGCACGTCGAGCTGGTCTCGACGGGCGTCGCGATGCTCAATAACGGCCCCGGCGACCAGACCGAGGACGTGGACGTGTCGAAGGCCCCGTTCGAGGAGATGAAGGACATCCGGCTCGCCGGGAGCTTCCTCAGCAACGGTGGCGGTGCCATGCCGATGAATTCGAACGCCGCGTCGTGGAACATGGACATGGTCACGACGACGGGGAATATCATCATCGACCTGCTGCACAACTTCCACTTGGAGTGCGGCGCCCGCCTCCACAAGCTGCGCGTCTACGAGACCCTGAAGGATCCGACCGGCCGTGAGGTCTGCGGCTATCTCCTGGTGCGCGGCTCCGTCCACGCCCACGCCTACGCGCTCGCCCTGAAGAAGCTGACCGGCGTCGAGATCGAGAAGATGCTGCCCACGCCCAACATTGTGCTCGACAAGATCCCCGAATGTCAGAAGTACCTGCAGGAGGGCTCGCACCGGCGCCTGTACCGCTTCAGCCCGGGCGATTATCAGGAGGCCGCCGGCGTCTGGTCGAACGACGAGGTGGCGCTTCCGGGCGATCCGCCGGGCAATCTGGAGGTGGTGGACGGGATGCCGGAGGGCGGCAAGATCCCCGAGCTCGACGGAAATTACGGCGCCTTCGCCCCGAACTATGCGCCGGAGGAGATCTTCGAGGTCGCGAGCAAGCTCTATAAGAAGAGCCGCTGAGCCCGACGGGGCCCGGCGCGGGGCGAACCTCGCGCCGGGCCCATCCCACGACCACGAGGACAGGGCCATTGACGGACAAGGCGGCGATCACGTTCGAGCAGATTCGCGAACGCGCCTACGAGATCTGGGAGCGCAACCATCGTCCCGCCGGATTCGAGATCGAGTTCTGGCTCCTCGCCGAGCGGGAGCTGAAGGCCGAGCGCGAGCGCAAGCGCAACGCGGGTGGCCATGCGGGCGGCGGATCCGGCGGTGATGGAGCGGCGAGCTAGGCGCGGTGGCCCGTCTCCGGTGCAGGCCGTGGGTGACCCGGAGCACGCCGTCATGTCGCTGACCATCAGGCGTGCCGTGCCGGCAGACGAGGCGGATGTCGTCGCCCTGTGGCGGGCTTGCGGCCTGGTGGCGCCCTACAACGATCCCGCCGCGGATTTCCGGTTCGCGACGGTCGGTCCCTGCTCGGACGTGCTGGTCGGCGCAGACGAGGCCGGCCGCGTCCGCGGCAGCGTCATGGTCGGGCATGACGGCCACCGGGGCTGGCTCTACTACGTCGCCGCTGCCCCCGACGCGCGCGGCCTCGGGATCGGTCGGCAGATGGTGCAGGCTGCGGAGGGGTGGTTGCGGGAGCGCAAGGTCGTGAAGGTTCAGCTCCTGGTGCGGGAGACGAACGCGACGATCGTCTCCTTCTATGAGCAACTCGGTTTCGAGGTCGCCCCGCGGGTCGTCATGGGCAAGTGGCTCGGGGACCTGCCTTAGGGCGTCGGCCGCCCGGCCGCCGGCATCGCCCGCCGCAGGACGAGGTGGGTCGGCGCGAAGAGCAGGACGGGCAATCCGACGATCAGCCCCGTGACCCACGCCCAGGCCGGCATCAGGGTCTGCGCCGCGCGGTCGCTCATCCCCCAGACGTAGTTGATGTTGACCGGCGTCAGGCCGGGATCGGGGTTCGGCGGCGGCATCAGGAAGAAGCAGACGAGGAGTGTCGCGACGGCCAGGGCCGTCCAAGCGCCGAGCGCCCGGCCGTCGTAGCCGAGCCGGTGCACGAGGTAGACGAGGAGGAGCGGCAGCCAGCCGTGGAAGCCCGAGAGGGCGCGCAGGAACAGCGGCTTCTCGGGGTCGAACATGTAGGCGGTCATCCCGGTGAGCGGCAGGCCGATCGCGGTGCCGAGAAAATCGACGATCCAGAGTGCCTGCGGCGCCAGGATCCCGACGGCGCACATCGAGATCAGGAGCGGGCTCTCGAGCCAGATGCCGACGAGCGTCAGCAGGATGGCCTGATCGCAGAAATACAGAAGGTTCGTCGGGCCGTAGGCGTGCAGGTAGACGGGCAGGATCACGGCCGCGAACAGCGTGTAGGCGATCCTGACCGGAGCGGGGATGCACCCACGCGCGACTGCCCTCCGCGTCAGGTTAGGCAGGATGGGCGGCGCATCGGCGTCGAGGGTAGTCATGGCAAGGCTCCGGTGGGCTGGGCAGGCCCGGACCGGCGTCCGGGCCGCGGAGGGAGGCGGGTTGCGCGGCCGGAGCCTCACTCCTTGCCCACCGACATCAGCAGCCGCTCGGTGCGGGCGTCCTCGATGCGGTTCACCATGCGCTTGGCCTCGTGGACGTCGCGCACCGTCTTGGTGACGGTGACGCAGGATTGCACCAGCATCACGACACCCATGGCGAGGTAGCCCTTCAGCCAGAAATCGACCGGCAGGAACAGGATGCCGAACCCGACCATCGCGGCGGCACCGATGAAGGACGCGTAGGTGAAGCTGACCCAGGCGCCCGAGTGGCGGGGTGTCTCGTTGTTCATGGCTGTTGCTTTCGGATGGGGGATGGGGATCAGGCGGGTTCGGCGGAGAGGCCGGCCGCGCGGCGCAGGCGGTCGAGAACCGCGCTCCCGGCCGGGCGGTCGCGCCCGCCGAAACCCGCGCGCTCGAGGCGCTCGGCGATGTCCGCGCCGGGCTCGGCCTCGGCCAGCGCCGCCTCCGTGTCGGCCGTCTCCGCCTGAATCTCGCGCAGCCGCGCGAGGGTCGCCTCCGCCTCACGCAGGGTCGTGGTGTCCTGAGGCCGGGCGCTCGCGCCGAGGCGCCGCACCGCCTCCGAGGCGGCTGCGACCCGGCGGCCTCGCTCCAGCTCCGCCTGACGGCGGCCCGCATCCGCCACCGTCTCGCGGATGCGGGCGACCTCCGTCGCGAAGCTGGCGCGGGCGGCGCCGATCGCGTCCCGCTCCGCCTCCAGTTCGGCGATGGCCTCGGCGGCTTCCGCGGCGAGATCCTCGCGGTCGGCCTTCAGCGCGGCGACGGCACGCGTCTCCAGATCGAGGGCGCGGGCTTCCACGGACTCGGCCCGGCGCGCCTCGGCGCGGTCGCCTGCGATCGCGACCGCCAGGGCGCGCCGGCTGCGCTCCAGGGACGCGCGGGTCTCGCGGATCTGCTGGTCAAGGATCAGGAGGGCGTTCTGGTCGAAGAAATCGTCCGTCGCGCGGGCGGCGGCGCCGCGGGCGAGGAGGCGAAGCAGCTTGAGCATCGAGGTCTCCCTGGTTTGAACGATGTTCACACCAGATGTCTCGGCGATATTTGAACATCGTTCAAGTGCGATTTTGCACGACGTGCAAAGCGGGAGCGCGGGGCTCGACGCGACGTCGTGCAGATTGCTCGTCGGTCGTGGCGGGGCCGATCCGCCGCAGCCGGAACCGGAAACCGGGGGCATGCCGAAGAGTTTGCGATGCGAAAGCTGCGTTCATCCGCGATGACGCAACTGACGGTACCCATGGTCGCCGCGCCCGCTCCGGAAAGCCGCGCGCCGCCGATCGCGTCGCATCAGGGAGTCTTCGATGAACCGCGTCCACAAGCCGCTCGGTGAGCAGGTCATCGTGATCACAGGGGCTTCGAGTGGCATCGGCCTCGCGACGGCGCGGATGGCGGCGGAACGGGGCGCGCGGGTCGTTCTGGCCGCGCGCGACGGCGAGGCGCTGGCCCGGATCCGCAACGAGATCGAGGCGGCGGGCGGGCGGGCCCTCGACGTCGTCGCCGATGTCGGCCGGCGGTCCGATGTCCAGGCCATCGCCGACCGGGCCGTGGCCGAGTTCGGCGGCTTCGACACCTGGGTGAACGTCGCCGGGCTGACGATCTACGGATACCTGTGGGAGGTCAGCGACGAGGACGCTGCACGCCTGCTGCAGACGAACCTCTGGGGCACGATGTACGGCTCGCTCGTCGCCACGGAGCACCTGCGCCAGCGCGGGGGCGCCCTCATCAACATCGGCAGCGTCGCCTCGGATCTCGCCTTCCCCCTCCAGGGCATCTACTGCGCCAGCAAGCACGCGGTGAAGGGCTTCACCGACGCCCTCCGCATGGAGCTGCTGCAGGTCGGCGCCCCCGTGTCCGTGACCCTGATCAAGCCGACCTCGATCGACACGCCCCTGCCGCAGCGGGCCCGCAACTACACCGATGCCGAGCCGAAGCTGCCGCCGCCGGTCTATCCCCCGAGGAAGTGGCGAACGCGATCCTCCACGCGGCCGTGCATCCGCAGCGGGACATCTTCGTGGGCGGCGGCGGCAAGATTCTCTCGGGCCTGAAGGAGTTCGCGCCCGGCGCCTACGACCTCCTGGCGCCCGCCGTCACCAGCCTGCAGCGCCGGAACGAGGCGCCGCGCCACCCCGAGGGCGCGCTCCACCGCCCGAGCGGCGACGGCCACGCGCATGGCAGCCATCCCGGCTACGTGATGCGCACGAGCGCCTACACGCGGGCGAGCCTCAAACCCCTGGCGACCGCCGGGATGTTGGCCGCGGGCGTCGCCATGACGGCCGCGCTGATGCTCACGGGGGGCGGGCGGGGCGGGCGCCGCCCGTAACCGACCCTCAGCCGATCCGCTCACCGCGGCGGCCGGCATGTCCGCGCGCCCGCGCCCGTGATATGCCGACCGCCGAGTTCCGGAGGGCGGTCGAGGGGGAATGGCGGATCGGGGGGTAAGGTCGGGTGCGGGCCGGACGGCGCGCGCGTCCGGCGTCGTGCTGCTCGCGCTCCTCACGGCCGCCCCGGCCGCGGCGGACGCGGTCGATCCGCGCATCCTGCCGGCCAAGCCCCGCTACACGCGCAACGCCGCCTGCAGCCCCGTGACCATCGCGATGCCGCCGTCAACGCACCGGTTGCCCGGCAGCAACCGCATCTCGCCGCGCCCGGCCGACATCCCGGTCGGGCAGGGCGAGAGCGCGATCTGCTTCGCCTACGCCACCGCCGACATGATCTCCCAGCGCGTCGGCGTCGCCGTCTCGCCCCTCGACGTCGCGGGCAAGTTCTACTTCGCCGATCCCGCGCGGCTGTCGGCCATCCGCGACCCGCAGATCCGGGCGCATCTGAGGGCGCACCCCGATCATCTCGCCGACATCGCCTGGAGTCGCAACGCGGCCGACATCAGCAAGGACGGCAACCCGCATCTCGAGCCGTATTTCGACAAGCTGGAGGGGGGCGAGGAGGATGCGGCGGCGCTCCTCTACAATCTCGGCGGCCTCTGCGAGGAGCGGGACCTGCCCTCGCACGAGGGTTACGCCCATTTCACCGGGTACTTCGCCGCGCTCCGCTTCAGTGCCCCGGTGCGGGCGCCGAACATGAGCTTCCGCAGCGTCGGCACGGCGCCGGACAAGCTGCGCAGCCGCCGTGCCGACGCCGTCAACGCCGCCTGGCTCGCGCAGGCCGAGGCGCTCTGCCGGCGCCGGCCCCTGCCGGTGCCGCTGTTGCCCGTCTCCTTCCGGGTCGCCGCCAACCAGCTCGAATTCATGGAGATGCTGGAGGCGGGCCGGGCGCCGGGCGCGGCCACCGTCTCGCGGATGCTCGCGATGGTCGATTACGCCCTCGACCACAGCCGCGCGCCGACCGTCGGCTACAGCTGGTACGTGCTGGAGGAGCGCGACCCGAAGGACCCGGACGTCGCGGCCGACCATTCGAGCGCCATCGTCGCCCGGCGCCGCGCGGGCGGTAGCTGCCAGTACCTGGTGCAGGACAACACGGGCGAGTACTGCGCCCGCATGCGCGAGGGCATCCGCGAGCGCTGCGACAACGGCCGCGTCTGGCTCAAGGAGGAGGAGTTGCGGCGCACCCTCTACAGCGTGATCTACCTGCGCTGAGGCTCAGGCGAACAGCCCGACGAGGGCGTAGCAGGTGGCCGCGATCAGGGCCGCGGCCGGCAATGTCACCACCCAGGCGACGACGATGTTGCCGGCGACCCCCCAGCGCACCGCCGAGGTGCGCCGCGCCGCGCCGACGCCGACGATCGCACCGGTGATGGTGTGCGTCGTCGAGACCGGCACCCCGAGCCAGGTCGCGGTGAACAGGGTGATGGCGCCCCCCGTCTCGGCGCAGAAGCCCTGCATCGGGTTGAGCCGCGTGATCTTCGAGCCCATCGTGTGCACGATCCGCCAGCCGCCGAACAGCGTGCCGAGCGCCATCGCCGTCTGGCAGGAGATCACCACCCAGAGCGGCACGTGGAATTCGCCCCCGAGGTGGCCCTGCGAGTAGAGCAGCACGGCGATGATGCCCATCGTCTTCTGCGCGTCGTTGCCGCCGTGGCCGAGGGAGTAGAGCGAGGCCGAGACGAATTGCAGGGTGCGGAAGGTGTTGTCGACGGCGAACGGCGTCGCCCGGACGAAGATCCAGGAGACGATCAGAACGAGGAGCAGCGCGAGCAGCAAGCCGAACAGCGGCGAGAGCACGATCGCCGCCACCGTCTTCGACAATCCGGCCCAGACCACGACGCTGAAGCCGCCCTTGGCGACGCCGGCCCCGACGAGGCCGCCGATCAGCGCGTGCGAGCTGCTCGACGGAATGCCGAGGATCCAAGTCGCGACGTTCCAGGCGATGGCGCCGATGAGCGCGCTGAAGATCACCCGCGCGTCGACGATGCCGGCATCGACGATGCCGGTGCCGAGCGTCTGGGCGACGTGGAGGCCGAAGAACAGGAACGCGATGAAGTTGAAGAACGCGGCCCAGAACACCGCGTATTGCGGCCGCAGCACCCGCGTCGAGACGATCGTCGCGATGGAGTTCGCGGCATCGTGCAGGCCGTTCAGGAAGTCGAACAGCAGCGCGACGCCGATCAGGCCCACGAGGAGGGGAAGGCGAGGGCGGCATCGGTCATGGCACGCCCTACACGTTCTCGATCACGATGCCGCTGATCTCGTTGGCGACGTCTTCGAAGCGGTCGACCACCTTCTCAAGGTGCTCGTAGATCTCGCTGCCGATCATGTAGGCCATCGGGTTCGACGGGCCGTGCTCGCGGAAGAGCGCCTTCAGCCCCTGCTCGTGCAATTCGTCCGAGCGGCCCTCGACCCGGGTGATCTGCTCGGTGAGGCTGCTCAGCCGCGTCGCGTGGGTGCCGACGCCCTTGAGGAGGGGGATCGCCTCGGCGGTCAGGTTCGCGGCCTCGACGATCGTCCCGCCCATCTCCTGCATCAGCGGGTCGAAGCTGCGCATCTCGAAGAGCGTGATCGTCTTCACGGTCTTGTGCATCTGGTCGATGGCGTCGTCCATCGACTGGATGAGATCCTTGATGTCGCCGCGGTCGAAGGGGGTGATGAAGCTACGCCGCACGGCGAGCAGCACCTCGCGGGTGATCTCGTCCGCCTCGTTCTCGCGCTCGGTGATGATCCGGCAATAGCGAGGCACCGCATCGCCGCCCTTCAGGACCTCCCGCAGCGCCGCCGCGCCCGCCACCAGCGTCTCGGAATGCCGGGCGAAAAGGTCGAAGAAGCGGTCCTCCCGCGGCATCAGCGCCCGAAACCAGCCTAGCATCCGATCCTCCGACACGCCGCACGGATCCCCGAGGCGCGATGTCCCATCGTGTTGTTGTTCGACATACCCCAGCGTGGCAAGACGGTTCCGATGGCGAACGACAAGCCCAAACGCGACACCGCCTATCTCGTTGCCGTGACGCCCGTCTCCGAGAGCGACAGCCAGCCGGCAGACGCGGTCTACGCGGCCATGCGGCAGAGCCCGGCCGAGGCGGTGGCGGCCGTGCGGGCGCTGATCGCGGGCGAGGCGCGCATCGCCGTCGTCGGCAGCCTGTCCCCGAGGACGACGAAGGCTATCAACCTCCAGCCGGGCGAGGTCCGGGCGATCTGAATGAGGGAGGGGGAGAGGGCTTGCACGCGATGGGATGCAGCCGGCCGGCAATCGGCGAAGCGGGAGATCGGACCCGCCTTCCTCATCCGGCTCGTGCATGAGGCCGCCCGCCGCCGGGAGCCGCCGGCTCGTCGTCGTCGGCGCCCTCGGGATCTTCGAGATCCTGTCCTGGGGCTCTTCGTTCTACCTGCTCTCCGTCCTCGCGGCCCCGATCGCGGCGGAGACGGGCTGGCCCCTCGCCGGGATCGTCGGCGGCCTCTCCGCCGGGCTCCTCGTGGCGGGGCTCGCCTCGCCCCGGATCGGCGCGCTCATCGACCGGCGCGGCGGACGGCCGGTGCTCGCCTTCTCGGCGCTCGTCATGGCGCTCGGCCTCACGATCCTCAGTCTCGCCCCCTCCCTGCCCGTGTTTCTCGCCGGCTGGCTCCTCCTCGGCCTCGGCATGGGATCCGGGCTCTACGACCCGGCCTTCGCCACACTCGGGCGGCTCTACGGCGCCGAGGCGCGGCCGGCCATCACCGCGCTGACCCTCTGGGGCGGGTTCGCCAGCACGGTGAGCTGGCCGCTCTCCGCGCTCCTCGTCGAGCAGGTGGGCTGGCGCGGAACCTGCCTCGCCTATGCGAGCCTGCAGCTCTGCGTCTCCTTACCGCTCGTGCTCGGCCTCGTGCCGAGCCCCGGCCCGCCGCCCGCCCGCTTCGCGACGGCCCGTCCCCCGGCGGCGGCGGCCCTCGCCGGGCGGGAGCGCCGAGCCTTCCTCCTGATGGCGGGGGTGCTCACCCTCGGCGGCACCGTCATGACCCTCGTCTCGGTGCATCTCGTCACGCTGCTGCAGGCCCGCGGCGTGCCGCTCGCCTCAGCCGTCACCTACGGGGCCCTGATCGGCCCGTCGCAGGTGGCGGCGCGGATCGTCGAGATGGCGGGACGCGGCCGCCACCACCCGCTCTGGACGCTGACCGCCGCGATGAGCCTCGTCGCCCTGGGCATCCTGCTCCTCGCCGACGGCTTGCCGGTTGTGGGGCTGGCGCTCGTCCTCTACGGCGGCGGAAACGGCATCTACTCGATCGCGCGCGGTACCGTGCCCCTCGCCCTGTTCGGCCCGGAGCACTACGCGCTGCTGATCGGCCGGCTCGCACGGCCGGGGCTGCTGGCGCAGGCGCTGGCGCCGCTGATCGGCGCCTTCGTCCTGACCTCGGGCGGGGCCGACGCGCTCTTCGTGCTGCTCGCGGCCCTCGCGCTCGCGAATGTCGGGCTCGCCGGCGCCCTCTGGCGGGTCCGCTAGGCGCGACGCCTCACACGTAATGCCGGAACACGACCTCGCCGGGCGCCTTGGCCGGCTGGGCGCGATCGCGCTCCGCGGCATCGCGCACGGCCCGGCCGGCCGCCGTGAGGATCCGGGACATCGGGCGCAGGAGACGGCGAAGCGGGCGGGCGGCGGGCATGCGAGCCTCCTCTCGACGCTCCCGAGCGGAGCCGGTCCGGTCATAACCCCTCAAGGTTGCCGAGGTGTTGCTTCTCCGATTCCTGATTGTTTCGTGATCCACCGACCTCGGTCGATCCGGCGCCTATGTGTTACGGGCCGGCGTGGGGCCGGGCAGGCGTGAGGATCTCGGGGCGGTGTTCGGTCGAGCGTACAGGGGGACAGGAACGGGGCGGCGCTCCGTCCGATGCGGGTGGCGGCGGGCGGTCGAGCCCTCGTCCTCCACCTGATCATCGTTCTGGTGCTCCTCGCCACCGCCGTCACGGCCGGCCACACGCCCCACGCCGAGAGCTACTGGGTGGTGCTCGGCGTCTACGCCGTCTGCTCGGTCGGCCTCGGCCTCGCGAACCGGCACAAATCGGAGGCTGGCCTCGCCGACGGCGAGGAGGGCGGCCGCAAGGCGGAGTGGCTCGCCCGGGCCTCGACGCTGCTCAACGCCGGGATCGCCCTCTACCTCGTCGTCGAGCACATGCTGGCGGGGTCCGCCGCGGAGGCCGAGGACGCGGTCGCGGCCGTGAGCCGTTTGCCCGCCTTCCTCCTGCTCCTGCAGACCGGCCTCACCATGCGGGTCTCGCACACGATCCTCTTCTCCGGACTGGTGACGCTGGCCTGGGGCGGCACCATCCTGTTCGCCGCCCTGGTGCCGGGCAGCGGATTGCTCGGCCCCCGAGTCTCGCTGACGGAGGAGATCTTCAGCCTCCTCACCTTCCTCGCCGCGAGCCTCGTCGTCATCGACGGCACGCGACGCCTGCGCTCCGCGGTGGCGACGGCGCTTCGCGTCGAGCGCGAGAAGGCGGTGCTCGCCCGCTTCGTGCCCGGGAAGGTCGCCGCCGACCTCGCCCGCGAGGGCGGGCTCGGCACGGCGCGGGCGCGCCATGCCTGCCTCTTCGCCCTCGACATCCGCGGCTTCTCGGCCTTCACGCGGGAGCACGACCGCGACGCCGTGGTGCGCGCGCTCCTCGACATCCGCGCCCTGACGCAGGCGGCCGTCTCGGAGGAGGGCGGCATCGTCGACAAGTACGTGGGTGACGCGATCCTGGCGCTGTTCGTGTCCGGGAGGCCGGAGGATCAGGCGCGGGCGACCCTGCGCAGCGCGCGCACGATCGCGCGGCGGCTCCAGGACCTCAACCGGGAACGGCAGGGGGCGGGCCTGCCCGCCCTCGCGATCATCGTAGCGCTGCACGCGGGCGACGTGCTCGTCGGCGTGTTCGACGACGGCTTCCGGGCCGAGTTCACCGTGCTCGGGACGGCGATGAACCAACTCGCCCGCATCGAGAGCCGCGCCAAGGCCGCGGGCCTCGAACTCGCCCTGTCCGAGACCTTCGCGCGCCTGCTCGGCGATCCGCCGGGGAGAGCCTGCGCCTGCGCCCCGTGCGCGAGGGGATCGCCTCCGCCGAGGCCCTGCCGCTCCTCACCCTCGACTGATCCGCGCTGCGCGGCAGCGCCGAGCCCGCGCGGGTTCGCCCGGCCGACTGCGCGATCTCGCCGCAGGTCGCGCAAGAGCAGAGCAAGCACAGATCTCATGCCAATAGGTATTTGGCATGCCAATAGCTTCGACTTGCGATGATGATCAGGTGCCCGGCTTTAATCCCGCCTGCGTCCGACCCGTATGGCTCGGCGTGCGGCGCGTCACCTGCAAGAAT carries:
- a CDS encoding helix-turn-helix domain-containing protein; translated protein: MSTLPRLDYLTTGLPNAQAYEIWKGVVGALFEPRAFHPSHQYPTGSASGVVVGDMIVARVTFTAQSFRRDRALIERTPDHFLFHLYNVGGFNGSITGHETTIWSSQVAIIDLRHEVSTLAASSDTISLIVPRSLLPGLDGGPLPPRLDPARNRLFAAHLTALRERSAQLDEAEAGGVAEHTLGVISTLLEPTSATDHLETPALEASHLALAEQAIRANLASPDLSPEWLANRLGISRAGLYRLFAPYGGIMRSVQERRLLAVRAALSDPLETRLLSRLAAEFGFQSEAHFSRSFRAQFGMTASEFRAEQVKAARESERTSLDVFNWWWEHLGARSG
- a CDS encoding manganese catalase family protein, coding for MFMRIDRLQAELPQPKKPDPNAAAALQELLGGKYGEMSTLGNYMFQSFNFRDKSKLRPFYSLVSSIFAEELGHVELVSTGVAMLNNGPGDQTEDVDVSKAPFEEMKDIRLAGSFLSNGGGAMPMNSNAASWNMDMVTTTGNIIIDLLHNFHLECGARLHKLRVYETLKDPTGREVCGYLLVRGSVHAHAYALALKKLTGVEIEKMLPTPNIVLDKIPECQKYLQEGSHRRLYRFSPGDYQEAAGVWSNDEVALPGDPPGNLEVVDGMPEGGKIPELDGNYGAFAPNYAPEEIFEVASKLYKKSR
- a CDS encoding DUF2934 domain-containing protein, coding for MTDKAAITFEQIRERAYEIWERNHRPAGFEIEFWLLAERELKAERERKRNAGGHAGGGSGGDGAAS
- a CDS encoding GNAT family acetyltransferase, with translation MSLTIRRAVPADEADVVALWRACGLVAPYNDPAADFRFATVGPCSDVLVGADEAGRVRGSVMVGHDGHRGWLYYVAAAPDARGLGIGRQMVQAAEGWLRERKVVKVQLLVRETNATIVSFYEQLGFEVAPRVVMGKWLGDLP
- a CDS encoding YiaA/YiaB family inner membrane protein; translation: MNNETPRHSGAWVSFTYASFIGAAAMVGFGILFLPVDFWLKGYLAMGVVMLVQSCVTVTKTVRDVHEAKRMVNRIEDARTERLLMSVGKE
- a CDS encoding PspA/IM30 family protein, producing MLKLLRLLARGAAARATDDFFDQNALLILDQQIRETRASLERSRRALAVAIAGDRAEARRAESVEARALDLETRAVAALKADREDLAAEAAEAIAELEAERDAIGAARASFATEVARIRETVADAGRRQAELERGRRVAAASEAVRRLGASARPQDTTTLREAEATLARLREIQAETADTEAALAEAEPGADIAERLERAGFGGRDRPAGSAVLDRLRRAAGLSAEPA
- a CDS encoding DUF47 domain-containing protein; amino-acid sequence: MLGWFRALMPREDRFFDLFARHSETLVAGAAALREVLKGGDAVPRYCRIITERENEADEITREVLLAVRRSFITPFDRGDIKDLIQSMDDAIDQMHKTVKTITLFEMRSFDPLMQEMGGTIVEAANLTAEAIPLLKGVGTHATRLSSLTEQITRVEGRSDELHEQGLKALFREHGPSNPMAYMIGSEIYEHLEKVVDRFEDVANEISGIVIENV
- a CDS encoding MFS transporter, encoding MRPPAAGSRRLVVVGALGIFEILSWGSSFYLLSVLAAPIAAETGWPLAGIVGGLSAGLLVAGLASPRIGALIDRRGGRPVLAFSALVMALGLTILSLAPSLPVFLAGWLLLGLGMGSGLYDPAFATLGRLYGAEARPAITALTLWGGFASTVSWPLSALLVEQVGWRGTCLAYASLQLCVSLPLVLGLVPSPGPPPARFATARPPAAAALAGRERRAFLLMAGVLTLGGTVMTLVSVHLVTLLQARGVPLASAVTYGALIGPSQVAARIVEMAGRGRHHPLWTLTAAMSLVALGILLLADGLPVVGLALVLYGGGNGIYSIARGTVPLALFGPEHYALLIGRLARPGLLAQALAPLIGAFVLTSGGADALFVLLAALALANVGLAGALWRVR
- a CDS encoding adenylate/guanylate cyclase domain-containing protein, with protein sequence MRVAAGGRALVLHLIIVLVLLATAVTAGHTPHAESYWVVLGVYAVCSVGLGLANRHKSEAGLADGEEGGRKAEWLARASTLLNAGIALYLVVEHMLAGSAAEAEDAVAAVSRLPAFLLLLQTGLTMRVSHTILFSGLVTLAWGGTILFAALVPGSGLLGPRVSLTEEIFSLLTFLAASLVVIDGTRRLRSAVATALRVEREKAVLARFVPGKVAADLAREGGLGTARARHACLFALDIRGFSAFTREHDRDAVVRALLDIRALTQAAVSEEGGIVDKYVGDAILALFVSGRPEDQARATLRSARTIARRLQDLNRERQGAGLPALAIIVALHAGDVLVGVFDDGFRAEFTVLGTAMNQLARIESRAKAAGLELALSETFARLLGDPPGRACACAPCARGSPPPRPCRSSPSTDPRCAAAPSPRGFARPTARSRRRSRKSRASTDLMPIGIWHANSFDLR